From the genome of Alteromonas stellipolaris:
CACATCGGCATGATGATGCAGGTCGCCTGCGTACCAACCGTGCTTCGTTGGATAGGTTTTAACATCAATAGCACTTGCTACGGTTGTTGTTTTATTTGCATCAACACTTGCCGCTATTATCGTACTTTTGGCATTAAAGCCCGCTCCATGTGAAACGCCTAATTCGTATTCCCCCGGCGCCAAACCAAATACGGCATTGCCGATATTATCAAGGTCAGTGAAAAAGGTTCGCGCCCCTAAATATTCGATGAGTGGTTGGTTGCCCTGCTCTATCGTAATTTTTGCATCTATGGGCTGCTGACTTTTCTCATCGGTAATATCAAGGCTTATTTTGCCGGGCGCGCGAAGCGCATCGAATGAAAGTGTTTGGGTCACGTTTTCTTCAACTGTAATCAGGCGCGTTTTACTGTCTGAATGTTGTTTGCCTGTAGCGTAAACTTCGTAATCTCCTACCGGCAGCGTGAATGCCACATTCTTGCCATCACCCATCGCCCACATATAAGGCACGCCATTTTGCGACACGACAATAGCGGCTTGTTCTACGGCTTGCCCTTCCTGAGTACTTATGTGTGCTTGAATTGTTCCGCTTTTTAACCCTTTACGTTTTATTTCGGCGCTAACAACGGCCGCTAAGTTACCGCGAGGCAATACCTGGTAATCACCCGAGAACGTCATACTTTGTGACGGGCTCAGTATATGTGCCGCGTATAAATCACGTGACTGGTTTTTAGTTTCACGCATATAAGGTGCGTGCAATGCAATCGCCCATTCTTCGTCGTAACCTACGAAACGGTCTGATAACCACCTATTTTCCAATGGTTTATCGATGGTGTGATTACGAGGAACAGCGAATTTATATCCGGAATCTGGCCATAAGGTATAGCCTGAAAGCAATGCTAAATCGCTATCGCCCTTATTGGTCATGGTGGTTTCAACACGAATAAGGTCTGAGCCCTCAAAAAGGCGGTAGGTAGTACTTATTTCAGTTTCGCCAAAGTCTCTTTTAATGTTAACCGCAGCTTCTTCAGCCGTGTCTTTGAGAATATCAATTTTGGTGTAAGTATTGGGCCAGCTAGACCAGTTATTTGGAATGAAATCGGCAAAAGCAACGCGGTCGTTACTTAAAGTGCCATCAGCTTTCACATTAGCAATATCAACTATACACCCTCTTGCTACGCCCCAAGGCGGCGCTGAATCTACTGCAATAGCAAATGCCAATTTATCGTTTTGAATGGTTAAATCTTGATTAGAAGTAGCATTTCCATGCGGAATTGCCGTTTTGCCTTTTGTGATACTAACCGAGGCATGACCTGCATGAGATAAAAGACTCCCCGATACCAGTAATGTGATGCCCAATAATGCAGGGTTAAGCGTCGAAAACTTCATAGAAACACCTTATATGGTAATAACAAGTCGCTTTTGTAAATTGAGTAAGTAGAAAAATAATAGATCTGAAGAGCGAAAACATGTGGTAGCAATTGAAAAAAAGCCGCAACCAGAATGTCTGATTGCGGCTTTGTCTATTGTATTACATAGCTCTAATTACGCAGTGCTAATTACATAGCAACACGAACATTGAAAGAAGCGATGCGAGGGGCACCAATCCATCCAGCGTTTGCGGCAATAGAACCAAGATAGTCTTCGTCAAACACATTGTTTACCGTAAAGCTTAGCTCTACGCTATCAATGCCGCCGCCAATATCGTAAGCCGTTTTACCTAGATACAGGTCACTAACAATGTAAGAGTCAGTTTCTTGTGTATTAGCTTGGTCTAAGAAACGCTCGCCTACATATTTTGTGCTAAAGCCAGCGTAGAAATCACCTTTAGTATAGTCAAAACTAACCACAGCCATGTCTTCTGGCGAGCCTATTACGGTGTTACCGCTAACGCCTTCGTCGGTGTAAGTAGAGTCGTTTTTAGTATAAGAAACATATATACTTAATGAATCGGTAATGCTGTAATCAATTGAGGCTTCAATACCGTCAGATTCAATACCACCGTCATTGATATAGCCGCCTGCAGCAGATTCTAAGAAGTCGATGCCATTTACATCTTCGTTGCTAACAAAGGTGATGCGGTTTTCAAATTCAATCGTGTAATACGTTAAGCTTGCATTAAAACCAGGTGTTGAGTAGCGTAAACCGAAATCGATATTGTCTGCAGTTTCGGGCTCTACAGTACTGATATCAGTATCGTCACGCTCTAATACAGCATCTTTAACCGCTGCAAAGTTCTCTGCATAACCACCGAAAAGCTCTAAACCGTTAACCGGTAGTGGTGCAACGAAACCAGCTGAAATAAGTACATCAGAATCAGACGATATGTCTAAGTTGTTTTCAGGTGTGAATTGGTCTTCTTTAGACACATCAACATTGAACTGTTTTGCACCTAAACGAATTTTAGCGAATCCTGCATCAAGTTCGTTTTCAACATAGTACATCAATGTTTCAACCGGAAACTCTCGGTCGTACTGAACCCAATAAGGGGTGTTCTCATAACGAGCGCTCGTTGAAGCATCGATAGTCTTGTGCCAATCGCGGTATTCGTCACGCTGATAATCTTCATACCAAAAACCACCTCGCACTACGTTGTCCATGTCGGCAATAGTTGTGTTCCATACGAAGTCACCGTTAATACCAATGCGCTTCTTATTATAATGTGTATGGCGATTAGAGCTTACTGCAATAGCGCCTTGCTCATAACAATTTGGATCAACTTCAGCGCCGCCGCCACCATAAGGTGAACTGATTGAACTAACACAGCCATCAATTGGCGATAACGCTTCACCAGCGCTGTTCACAAAGTAGATTAAACCTTGTGACGCACCGCCAAAAGCAGTAGTAGACGAATCTAATTCAGAGTTTGCATTACCTGCGCCGTCATCGGTTACATCAGCAATGTAGTATGGGTTCCACTTACCCGTACCTTCGTTTTCGTGATAATAAACGTTAGTACTAAAATCGACACTTCCCACTGAGAAATCGGCTTTTAGATAGGTGAAGAAGTTCTCGCGCTCGGTAACCCATCCTCCACGATAAACCTGATCTTGATATGGAATGCCAGACCAACTTTCGGTTAATCCATCCCAATCAGGGTTTTGAGCATACTGTGCCAATCCATAAACACGCTGATAAGTGAATTCTTGTGCATCGTCATAACTCACGTAGCCGGTAAGGTCTACTTCACCTACTGTGCTAATGATTTTACCTTCTAAATGATCACGGGTATTAGTCACTGACCCATCCATATAATCATCATTTTGCTGAGTAGATAATGAAAGCCATGCAAACGTATCTGGTGCAATCTCACCCGTGTCATAACGAACGTAAATTTTACTGGCGTTGTATTCTGCAAACGTTGTACTTACTGTTAATTGCTCGTCCAGCGCAGGTCTAATGGTAGTGAAATCCATTGTTCCGCCAAGGGCTTCATTTGAGCGCGAACTAATATCAGCGGTACCTTGAGAAACGACAGTGCCACGTAAGTTTTCGGTATCAATATAGCGGCTGGCTTTAGTACCACCACCATAATTCGAGTTACCGTTGGCAATGCCATCTACGGTCATCCCGATTTGCTGAGAGTCTAGGTTAACCTGAAAACCACGAATTGAAATCGTAGTAGACC
Proteins encoded in this window:
- a CDS encoding CehA/McbA family metallohydrolase, which produces MKFSTLNPALLGITLLVSGSLLSHAGHASVSITKGKTAIPHGNATSNQDLTIQNDKLAFAIAVDSAPPWGVARGCIVDIANVKADGTLSNDRVAFADFIPNNWSSWPNTYTKIDILKDTAEEAAVNIKRDFGETEISTTYRLFEGSDLIRVETTMTNKGDSDLALLSGYTLWPDSGYKFAVPRNHTIDKPLENRWLSDRFVGYDEEWAIALHAPYMRETKNQSRDLYAAHILSPSQSMTFSGDYQVLPRGNLAAVVSAEIKRKGLKSGTIQAHISTQEGQAVEQAAIVVSQNGVPYMWAMGDGKNVAFTLPVGDYEVYATGKQHSDSKTRLITVEENVTQTLSFDALRAPGKISLDITDEKSQQPIDAKITIEQGNQPLIEYLGARTFFTDLDNIGNAVFGLAPGEYELGVSHGAGFNAKSTIIAASVDANKTTTVASAIDVKTYPTKHGWYAGDLHHHADVLEGSTNPKNLVRSQLAAGLNVLFVSDHDSTKNNDTIQTLADTRNVPFIPSIEVSPSWGHFNAFPIDSGAQLTVDPGVDDIHSIIEDVRRMGATVIASNHPYIPYGYLSSLDKGSAPGGFNPSIDLFELNAVVNNEPTVNKAHQFWNEGLPYYFTAGSDTHDVLNQTSGLNRLFVYTGSKPDANAFAQAAKDGHSYVSFGPVIYPKNVMFGNTLKLAKAQAQTISFDLVAVNGLKSVQLIGSDSTATTTATNKQSAVNSVVLEDKKLTGDHDYVSFKVPQASGWVALIVEDNEGRKAYTNPIWLKLVDESQF
- a CDS encoding TonB-dependent receptor, whose protein sequence is MNTYVPKKRSFITLSVLAAMSLTSMHALAQEAEAKAAEEDKDVESILVTGRNVSYANSATSTEMKKQQTPMTSALALIDNLPGVLVTEGDPFGSDEWSTTISIRGFQVNLDSQQIGMTVDGIANGNSNYGGGTKASRYIDTENLRGTVVSQGTADISSRSNEALGGTMDFTTIRPALDEQLTVSTTFAEYNASKIYVRYDTGEIAPDTFAWLSLSTQQNDDYMDGSVTNTRDHLEGKIISTVGEVDLTGYVSYDDAQEFTYQRVYGLAQYAQNPDWDGLTESWSGIPYQDQVYRGGWVTERENFFTYLKADFSVGSVDFSTNVYYHENEGTGKWNPYYIADVTDDGAGNANSELDSSTTAFGGASQGLIYFVNSAGEALSPIDGCVSSISSPYGGGGAEVDPNCYEQGAIAVSSNRHTHYNKKRIGINGDFVWNTTIADMDNVVRGGFWYEDYQRDEYRDWHKTIDASTSARYENTPYWVQYDREFPVETLMYYVENELDAGFAKIRLGAKQFNVDVSKEDQFTPENNLDISSDSDVLISAGFVAPLPVNGLELFGGYAENFAAVKDAVLERDDTDISTVEPETADNIDFGLRYSTPGFNASLTYYTIEFENRITFVSNEDVNGIDFLESAAGGYINDGGIESDGIEASIDYSITDSLSIYVSYTKNDSTYTDEGVSGNTVIGSPEDMAVVSFDYTKGDFYAGFSTKYVGERFLDQANTQETDSYIVSDLYLGKTAYDIGGGIDSVELSFTVNNVFDEDYLGSIAANAGWIGAPRIASFNVRVAM